Proteins from one Desulfovibrio legallii genomic window:
- a CDS encoding ATP-binding protein, which translates to MPEIVVISGKGGTGKTSFCAAFAALAHAEGLGLALADLDVDVPDLHILLDPRRIQEEDFVSGNAAVVDPARCTGCGQCAALCRFDAVSLAADGTAAVDPLACEGCGVCWSLCPAQAIDFPEQHCGHWYVSETRLGPFVHAQLTPGAENSGRLVALLKRQARELAARRGLDWLLCDGSPGVGCPVISSLSGADLAVAVVEPTPAGRHDFARVAELCAHFRIPVAVCINKADLNPEEAAAIRAHAAKNGHTVAGELPFSPLVPQAMLRRHALTEETSPQNAVLNASLADMWRQIRRLALAAPRRPAGALTHL; encoded by the coding sequence ATGCCTGAGATTGTGGTCATCAGCGGCAAGGGGGGCACGGGCAAAACCAGCTTTTGCGCCGCCTTTGCGGCCCTGGCCCACGCGGAGGGGCTGGGCCTGGCACTTGCGGATCTGGACGTGGACGTGCCGGACCTGCACATTCTGCTGGATCCGCGCCGCATCCAGGAAGAGGACTTTGTTTCCGGCAATGCGGCCGTGGTCGACCCCGCGCGCTGCACGGGCTGCGGCCAGTGCGCGGCGCTCTGCCGCTTTGACGCCGTCAGCCTTGCGGCGGACGGCACGGCGGCCGTAGACCCCCTGGCCTGCGAGGGCTGCGGCGTGTGCTGGAGCCTCTGCCCGGCCCAGGCCATAGACTTCCCCGAACAGCACTGCGGCCACTGGTATGTGAGCGAAACCCGGCTGGGCCCCTTTGTGCACGCCCAGCTGACCCCAGGGGCTGAAAATTCCGGCCGCCTGGTGGCGCTGCTCAAACGCCAGGCGCGGGAGCTGGCCGCCAGGCGCGGGCTGGACTGGCTGCTCTGCGACGGCTCCCCCGGCGTGGGCTGCCCGGTAATCAGCTCCCTTTCCGGGGCGGACCTGGCCGTGGCCGTGGTGGAGCCCACCCCGGCCGGCCGGCACGACTTCGCGCGGGTGGCGGAACTCTGCGCCCACTTCCGCATCCCCGTGGCCGTGTGCATCAATAAGGCGGACCTCAACCCGGAAGAGGCGGCGGCCATCCGCGCGCATGCGGCAAAGAACGGCCATACGGTGGCGGGGGAGCTGCCCTTCAGCCCCCTGGTTCCCCAGGCCATGCTGCGCCGCCATGCCTTGACCGAAGAGACCTCGCCCCAGAACGCCGTTCTGAACGCCTCCCTGGCGGACATGTGGCGGCAGATCCGCCGCCTGGCCCTCGCCGCCCCCCGGCGGCCCGCGGGCGCACTTACGCACCTCTAA
- a CDS encoding tRNA(5-methylaminomethyl-2-thiouridylate) methyltransferase: MKNPQIITLFSGGLDSLLTAKLLERQGLTVRCLHFTSPFFGNAAALPHWRKEYGLDIDALDVSEAFAALLRARPAHGFGKVLNPCVDCKILLLREARKYMEAVDAQGLATGEVLGQRPMSQRRDTLNVILRDANVKDVLLRPLSALRLPPTPLEESGLVDRERLLGIWGRGRQEQLALARDMGIKEIPTPGGGCRLTERENARRYWQVLTLVPEPTGADFALANLGRQFWHLEDGAAHWLCIGRNSADNEKLAAAARPDDCLLRLRDLPGPLALARGGAAWPRPVLESAAAHAASYAPKAVAQGGLTVVRLLAGATAQELRVAPVRLEAQWGEPAWETIKAAVKAEARARAARAG, from the coding sequence ATGAAAAATCCGCAAATCATCACCCTGTTTTCCGGCGGGCTGGACAGCCTGCTCACCGCCAAGCTGCTGGAGCGCCAGGGGCTGACGGTGCGCTGCCTGCACTTTACCTCGCCTTTTTTCGGCAATGCCGCGGCCCTGCCCCACTGGCGCAAGGAATACGGCCTGGATATTGACGCCCTGGACGTGAGCGAAGCCTTTGCGGCCCTGCTGCGGGCCCGGCCCGCGCACGGCTTCGGCAAGGTGCTCAACCCCTGCGTGGACTGCAAAATCCTGCTGCTGCGCGAAGCCAGAAAGTATATGGAAGCCGTGGACGCGCAGGGCCTGGCCACGGGCGAGGTGCTGGGCCAGCGCCCCATGTCCCAGCGGCGGGACACGCTCAACGTTATTCTGCGCGACGCAAACGTGAAGGATGTGCTGCTGCGGCCTTTGAGCGCCCTGCGCCTGCCGCCCACCCCCCTGGAGGAAAGCGGCCTGGTGGACCGGGAGCGCCTCCTGGGCATCTGGGGGCGCGGCCGTCAGGAGCAACTGGCCCTGGCGCGGGACATGGGCATCAAAGAGATCCCCACCCCCGGCGGCGGCTGCCGCCTGACGGAACGGGAAAACGCCCGCCGCTACTGGCAGGTGCTGACCCTTGTGCCGGAACCCACAGGCGCGGACTTTGCCCTGGCCAATCTGGGCCGACAGTTCTGGCATCTGGAGGACGGCGCGGCCCACTGGCTCTGCATCGGCCGCAACAGCGCGGACAATGAAAAGCTGGCCGCCGCGGCCCGGCCAGACGATTGCCTTCTGCGCCTGCGCGACCTGCCCGGTCCCCTGGCCCTGGCGCGGGGCGGCGCGGCCTGGCCCCGGCCCGTGCTGGAGTCCGCCGCGGCCCACGCGGCCTCTTACGCGCCCAAGGCCGTGGCCCAGGGCGGCTTGACGGTTGTGCGCCTTCTTGCAGGCGCAACAGCGCAGGAGCTGCGCGTGGCGCCCGTGCGCCTGGAAGCGCAGTGGGGCGAACCCGCCTGGGAGACAATAAAGGCCGCCGTCAAAGCCGAAGCGCGGGCCAGGGCCGCGCGCGCGGGGTAA
- the hflK gene encoding FtsH protease activity modulator HflK — protein MNWDWDKLQEKRQKQQGGQPPRPPREPETEDEPREEEPRRARRSDFGAGRPPLGDNPFKKLTQIKLPRGRAVWLVALAVVGLWLLSGIYIVNPDEQGVVLRFGQYNRTEGPGPHYAWPVPIESVYKPQVTQVLRSEVGFRSVGQSATFQQGQLRTIPEEASMLTGDENIVNVQFSVQYKIGDPVQYLFNVSAPTALVRNAAEAAMREVIGNSQIDSAITDGKLQIQSEATQLLQTILDRYGAGIRVLAVQLQDVHPPREVIDAFKDVASAREDKSRIINEAEAYRNELLPKARGQAAALRNEAQAYAATRVRAAEGEAARFDALRVEYEKAPKVTEQRLYYEAVEEILRGAQDKVVLDGAAAGRALPYLNLPGLSAPVAPKALEKK, from the coding sequence ATGAACTGGGACTGGGACAAGCTGCAGGAAAAACGGCAGAAACAGCAGGGCGGCCAGCCGCCTCGCCCGCCGCGGGAACCGGAAACCGAAGACGAACCGCGGGAAGAAGAACCCCGCCGCGCCCGGCGCTCCGATTTCGGTGCAGGCCGTCCCCCCCTGGGCGACAATCCCTTCAAAAAACTGACGCAGATCAAACTTCCCAGGGGCAGGGCCGTCTGGCTGGTTGCGCTGGCCGTTGTGGGCCTGTGGCTGCTTTCGGGCATCTATATTGTCAACCCTGACGAACAGGGCGTGGTGCTGCGCTTCGGCCAGTACAACCGCACCGAAGGCCCCGGCCCGCACTATGCCTGGCCCGTGCCCATTGAAAGCGTTTACAAGCCGCAGGTCACCCAGGTGCTGCGCAGCGAGGTGGGCTTCCGCTCCGTGGGGCAGAGCGCCACCTTCCAGCAGGGCCAGCTGCGCACCATCCCGGAAGAAGCCTCCATGCTTACGGGCGATGAAAATATCGTCAACGTGCAGTTCAGCGTGCAGTACAAGATCGGCGACCCCGTGCAGTACCTCTTCAACGTGAGCGCCCCCACGGCCCTGGTGCGCAACGCGGCCGAGGCCGCCATGCGCGAGGTTATCGGCAACAGCCAGATCGATTCCGCCATTACCGACGGCAAACTCCAGATCCAGAGCGAGGCCACCCAGCTTCTGCAGACCATCCTTGACCGCTACGGCGCGGGCATCCGTGTGCTGGCCGTGCAGCTGCAGGATGTGCACCCCCCGCGCGAGGTCATCGACGCTTTTAAAGACGTGGCCAGCGCCCGCGAGGACAAAAGCCGCATCATCAATGAGGCCGAAGCCTACCGCAACGAGCTGCTGCCCAAGGCGCGCGGCCAGGCCGCGGCCCTGCGCAACGAGGCCCAGGCCTATGCCGCCACCCGGGTGCGCGCCGCCGAAGGCGAGGCCGCGCGCTTTGACGCCCTGCGCGTGGAGTACGAAAAGGCCCCCAAGGTCACGGAACAGCGCCTCTACTACGAAGCCGTGGAAGAAATCCTGCGCGGCGCTCAGGATAAGGTGGTGCTGGACGGCGCCGCCGCGGGCCGGGCCCTGCCCTACCTGAACCTGCCCGGCCTCAGCGCCCCCGTTGCCCCCAAGGCCCTGGAGAAAAAGTGA
- a CDS encoding lytic murein transglycosylase, translated as MLCTACGARESPEAAGLEETSLPAPRTAPRGASGAAQAAPAGAALAAVNPQPAAADLAAAAGVAPVWLPLAQRLAADGLSGPRVTALLQSLGPTASQSPMGRKMRELYQRRFFPKPPAPKPAQQYYKGVVTTANARLCRAFVAEHQADFAMAETRYGVPPSVAVALLFVETRLGKVLADVPENAFHTLASMAVSRSPQDIADWLPRMPGYEAHLDWFAETMPKRADWAYKETRALVEHMLRDNVPPEHLPGSIYGAVGLCQFMPSNIAVYGADGNGDGRVDLFDTPDAIASLANYLARHGWKPGLPRTRQHKILMAYNHSVVYANTILALADLVEKQ; from the coding sequence TTGCTCTGTACTGCCTGCGGCGCGCGTGAATCCCCAGAGGCCGCCGGCCTGGAGGAAACCTCCCTGCCCGCACCGAGAACCGCCCCCCGCGGCGCTTCCGGTGCGGCGCAGGCCGCCCCTGCGGGGGCGGCCCTTGCGGCCGTCAATCCGCAACCGGCCGCCGCCGACCTTGCTGCCGCCGCGGGCGTGGCCCCTGTCTGGCTGCCCCTGGCCCAGCGCCTGGCTGCGGACGGCCTTTCCGGCCCCAGGGTGACGGCCTTGCTCCAGAGCCTGGGCCCCACGGCCAGCCAATCCCCCATGGGCCGCAAAATGCGCGAGCTGTATCAGCGCCGCTTTTTCCCCAAGCCTCCCGCGCCCAAGCCCGCCCAGCAGTACTATAAAGGCGTGGTCACCACGGCCAACGCTCGCCTCTGCCGCGCCTTCGTCGCCGAACATCAGGCGGACTTCGCCATGGCCGAAACCCGCTACGGCGTGCCCCCTTCCGTGGCCGTGGCCCTGCTTTTTGTGGAAACCCGCCTCGGCAAGGTGCTGGCAGACGTGCCCGAAAACGCCTTCCATACCCTGGCCAGTATGGCCGTGAGCCGCAGCCCGCAGGACATTGCAGACTGGCTGCCCCGCATGCCCGGCTATGAAGCCCACCTGGACTGGTTTGCCGAAACCATGCCCAAACGGGCGGACTGGGCCTATAAAGAAACCCGCGCCCTGGTGGAGCACATGCTGCGCGACAACGTGCCCCCGGAACACCTGCCCGGCTCCATCTACGGGGCCGTGGGCCTTTGCCAGTTCATGCCCTCCAATATCGCCGTCTACGGCGCGGACGGCAACGGCGACGGCCGCGTGGACCTCTTCGATACCCCGGACGCCATCGCCAGCCTCGCCAACTACCTGGCCCGCCACGGCTGGAAACCCGGCCTGCCCCGCACCCGCCAGCATAAAATCCTCATGGCCTACAACCACTCCGTCGTCTACGCCAATACCATCCTCGCTCTGGCCGATCTGGTGGAAAAACAGTAG
- a CDS encoding nucleotide-binding protein — translation MRLLVASGKGGAGKTTVAACLLTQWGRPCLAADADVEAPNLHLYLKPELAAPEPVFMEVPQAVPDRCTACGACRELCRFGAVALLGGKATFFAEMCHGCGGCFAVCPAQAVSRSRRELGVLLQGVAPLVAAGAVFLMGRSRVGEAMTPPLLRALSARLDSLLPSAGQAAPDAIVDGPPGVSCPTITIARKADAVLLVAEPTPFGIHDFRLARAALEPLGVPTAVALNRVGMAGNDAGEAELRRWCREQRLPILAELPFDGEAAAAGARGLPPTLAPQATGERWREISARLARRVQTFAAEARHA, via the coding sequence ATGCGTCTGCTTGTGGCCAGCGGCAAAGGCGGCGCGGGCAAAACCACCGTGGCCGCCTGCCTGCTTACGCAGTGGGGCCGACCGTGCCTGGCGGCGGACGCCGATGTGGAGGCCCCCAACCTGCACCTCTACCTGAAGCCTGAGCTCGCAGCGCCCGAACCGGTCTTTATGGAAGTGCCGCAGGCGGTTCCCGACCGCTGCACGGCCTGCGGCGCCTGCCGGGAGCTCTGCCGCTTCGGGGCCGTGGCCCTGCTGGGCGGCAAGGCGACGTTTTTTGCGGAGATGTGCCACGGCTGCGGCGGCTGCTTTGCCGTCTGCCCGGCCCAGGCCGTCAGCCGGAGCCGACGGGAGCTGGGCGTGCTGCTCCAGGGCGTTGCCCCGCTGGTCGCTGCAGGCGCGGTTTTCCTCATGGGCCGCAGCCGGGTGGGCGAAGCCATGACCCCGCCCCTGCTGCGGGCCCTGAGCGCGCGGCTGGACAGCCTTCTGCCCTCTGCAGGCCAGGCCGCGCCCGACGCGATTGTGGACGGCCCCCCCGGCGTGAGCTGCCCCACCATAACCATTGCCCGCAAGGCCGACGCCGTGCTGCTGGTGGCGGAGCCCACGCCCTTCGGCATCCACGATTTTCGCCTGGCCCGCGCGGCCCTGGAGCCGCTGGGCGTGCCCACGGCCGTGGCGCTGAACCGCGTGGGCATGGCGGGCAACGACGCCGGCGAAGCGGAGCTGCGCCGCTGGTGCCGGGAACAGCGCCTGCCCATCCTGGCGGAGCTGCCCTTTGACGGGGAAGCCGCCGCGGCTGGCGCGCGCGGGCTGCCGCCCACCCTGGCCCCCCAGGCCACAGGGGAACGCTGGCGGGAGATCAGCGCCCGCCTGGCGAGGCGCGTACAAACCTTTGCGGCGGAGGCGCGCCATGCCTGA
- a CDS encoding NifB/NifX family molybdenum-iron cluster-binding protein: MSKTVVAVPSALPGGMEAGMGMHFGHCDIYTVVEVEDGKIVAQSTLPPIPHQQGGCMAPVQYLAQHGVTALLAGGMGMRPLMGFNQMGIQVFFAGDQPSVGKAVEAFAAGRLTPFTVENTCGGGH, encoded by the coding sequence ATGAGCAAGACAGTAGTAGCCGTTCCCTCGGCTTTGCCCGGCGGCATGGAAGCGGGCATGGGCATGCATTTCGGCCATTGCGACATCTACACCGTGGTGGAAGTGGAAGACGGCAAAATAGTGGCCCAGTCCACCCTGCCCCCCATTCCCCATCAGCAGGGCGGCTGCATGGCCCCGGTGCAGTACCTGGCCCAGCACGGCGTCACGGCCCTGCTGGCCGGGGGCATGGGCATGCGGCCCCTCATGGGCTTCAATCAGATGGGCATCCAGGTTTTCTTCGCCGGCGATCAGCCCAGCGTGGGCAAGGCTGTGGAAGCCTTCGCCGCGGGCCGGCTTACGCCCTTTACTGTAGAGAACACCTGCGGCGGGGGGCACTAG
- a CDS encoding NFACT RNA binding domain-containing protein, translating into MDAHLFRRCCDALVPLLLGARLEKLQEPAPGLLALTFFGGGRKRTLCLRYGRKDPLLFVTERRLTAGVAPTAAIMRLRKYAAGHRVAACVPRHWARQLWLLPAGAGGASLPWLVLDLKEGPGLRFLPPDATPEEERPAWPSPPELPAALEDWRRWPVLTPALRRTLALLEPPEQWALLEDLRQGGGDIFLYHMQGSGACRAVSAWPLPAPLQDGLRTTAEAEEGRRIGEESGAEVLPLLERAGADLALARVAADAAREADRPLSRRESKLRRLLDKLREEEARLTAMCAAGADALALQAELWRWPPELRAASVAVSAGAHGPAREIALDPRRSVREAMARLFHTAARGKRGLVHLTARRAALEAELAALRAARGLGLPAAPTPVAGTGADQPALAAAAPKNVQVFVSDDGFVLLRGRDAKGNLAARRLAAPHDIWLHAENGPGAHVIIRRAYAGQEVPARTLDQAGSLAACKSWQKDAARARIQYAEVRHVKPMRRATAGTVRVDKVLASREVPVDPGLEIALLPRPAA; encoded by the coding sequence ATGGATGCCCACCTTTTTCGCCGCTGTTGCGACGCCCTGGTCCCCCTGCTTTTGGGCGCGCGCCTGGAAAAGCTGCAGGAGCCCGCGCCGGGCCTGTTGGCGCTGACCTTTTTCGGCGGCGGGCGCAAGCGCACCCTGTGTTTGCGCTACGGCCGCAAAGACCCGTTGCTTTTTGTCACAGAACGCCGCCTTACGGCCGGTGTCGCGCCCACGGCGGCGATCATGCGGCTGCGCAAATACGCGGCCGGCCATCGCGTGGCGGCCTGCGTGCCGCGCCACTGGGCTCGCCAGCTCTGGCTTCTGCCCGCGGGCGCGGGCGGCGCGAGCCTGCCCTGGCTGGTTCTGGACCTGAAGGAAGGCCCTGGGCTGCGTTTTTTGCCGCCGGACGCCACGCCGGAGGAGGAACGCCCCGCCTGGCCCAGCCCGCCGGAGCTGCCCGCAGCGCTGGAAGACTGGCGGCGCTGGCCTGTGCTCACCCCGGCCCTGCGGCGGACCCTCGCCCTGCTGGAGCCGCCGGAACAGTGGGCCCTGCTGGAAGACCTGCGCCAAGGCGGCGGCGATATTTTCCTTTACCACATGCAAGGCAGCGGCGCTTGCCGCGCGGTGAGCGCCTGGCCCCTGCCCGCGCCCCTGCAAGACGGGCTGCGCACGACGGCAGAGGCGGAGGAAGGCCGCCGGATAGGCGAAGAAAGCGGCGCAGAGGTCTTGCCCTTGCTGGAGCGGGCGGGCGCGGACCTGGCCTTGGCGCGCGTGGCGGCGGACGCGGCCAGGGAGGCCGACCGCCCTTTGAGCAGACGGGAAAGCAAGCTGCGCCGTCTGCTGGATAAACTGCGGGAGGAAGAAGCGCGGCTTACGGCCATGTGCGCAGCCGGGGCCGACGCCCTGGCCCTGCAGGCCGAGCTCTGGCGCTGGCCGCCGGAGCTGCGCGCCGCCAGCGTCGCCGTAAGCGCCGGGGCGCACGGCCCGGCCAGAGAGATTGCCCTGGACCCGCGCCGCAGCGTGCGGGAAGCAATGGCCCGCCTTTTCCACACGGCCGCGCGCGGCAAACGGGGGCTCGTGCACCTGACCGCGCGCCGCGCCGCCCTGGAAGCGGAGCTCGCCGCCCTGCGGGCCGCCCGCGGCCTGGGCCTGCCCGCAGCCCCTACGCCTGTGGCCGGGACAGGGGCGGACCAACCAGCCCTTGCGGCTGCTGCGCCCAAAAACGTGCAGGTCTTTGTGAGCGACGACGGCTTTGTGCTGTTGCGCGGCCGGGACGCCAAGGGCAATCTGGCCGCCCGCAGGCTGGCGGCCCCGCACGACATCTGGCTGCACGCGGAAAACGGCCCTGGCGCGCATGTGATCATCCGTCGGGCCTACGCCGGGCAGGAAGTGCCCGCGCGCACCCTGGACCAGGCCGGCTCCCTGGCCGCCTGCAAAAGCTGGCAGAAGGACGCGGCCCGCGCCCGCATCCAGTACGCGGAGGTGCGCCATGTAAAGCCCATGCGCCGCGCCACGGCAGGCACCGTGCGGGTGGATAAGGTGCTGGCCTCGCGCGAAGTGCCCGTGGATCCCGGCCTGGAAATCGCCCTTTTGCCGCGGCCGGCGGCATAA
- a CDS encoding DMT family transporter: MSPTRSTLLPHLALLTAMAFWGSTFVVLRVALAAFTPLQTMTGRMLVACLALLPFWPRLFRELRRNGHWGLLALMGLCEPCLFFLFETHALGLTTASQAGMVTALLPMLVAAAAYVALGERSGPRVWLGFALAVGGVVWLSGTATAEAAAVNPALGNLLEAAAMCCATGYTLLARRLSPFYSPLCITAVQAAAGLIFFSLLLCFVPESPARVDLGRTFPAWAPWACVLYLGGCVTFAGYGLYNLGVNRLSAGRAAAYTNLIPVFALFFGILLLDERLNPGQYAGAALIVAGVACSQRRGGTGRRP; encoded by the coding sequence ATGTCCCCCACCCGATCCACCCTGCTGCCCCATCTTGCCCTGCTTACGGCCATGGCCTTCTGGGGCTCCACCTTTGTGGTTCTGCGCGTGGCGCTTGCCGCGTTCACGCCCCTGCAGACCATGACCGGCCGCATGCTGGTGGCCTGCCTGGCCCTGCTGCCCTTCTGGCCGCGCCTGTTCCGGGAGCTGCGGCGCAACGGGCACTGGGGCCTGCTCGCCCTCATGGGCCTCTGCGAGCCCTGCCTGTTTTTTTTGTTTGAGACCCACGCCCTGGGCCTGACTACGGCCTCCCAGGCTGGCATGGTCACGGCCCTGCTGCCCATGCTGGTGGCCGCCGCGGCGTATGTGGCCCTGGGGGAGCGCTCCGGCCCGCGCGTGTGGCTGGGCTTTGCCCTGGCCGTGGGTGGCGTGGTCTGGCTGAGCGGCACGGCCACCGCCGAAGCCGCCGCCGTCAATCCGGCCCTGGGCAACCTGCTGGAAGCCGCGGCCATGTGCTGCGCCACGGGCTATACCCTGCTGGCGCGCCGGCTCTCGCCTTTTTACAGCCCACTGTGCATTACGGCCGTACAGGCCGCCGCAGGGCTGATTTTTTTCAGCCTGCTGCTCTGTTTTGTGCCTGAAAGCCCCGCCAGGGTAGATCTGGGGCGGACTTTTCCCGCCTGGGCCCCCTGGGCCTGCGTGCTCTATCTGGGGGGCTGCGTGACCTTTGCCGGGTACGGCCTGTACAACCTGGGGGTCAACCGTCTTTCCGCCGGGCGGGCCGCGGCCTACACCAACCTGATTCCAGTTTTTGCCTTGTTTTTCGGCATCCTGCTGCTGGACGAACGCCTTAACCCCGGCCAGTACGCTGGCGCGGCGCTCATTGTGGCGGGCGTGGCGTGCAGCCAGCGGCGCGGAGGAACGGGAAGGAGGCCATAA
- a CDS encoding NifB/NifX family molybdenum-iron cluster-binding protein, whose translation MKIAISSEGPGLDAQVDPRFGRAAGFVVLDTQTRQTTYLDNGASQAAAQGAGIQTAERLANAGVQAVLSGFVGPKAFTALQAAGVAVFQDLDKGSVGEAVALYESGKAAQAQAPNRAAGGRA comes from the coding sequence ATGAAGATCGCCATTTCCAGCGAGGGACCGGGGCTGGACGCCCAGGTGGACCCGCGCTTCGGCCGGGCCGCAGGCTTTGTGGTTCTGGACACCCAGACCCGCCAGACGACGTATCTGGACAACGGGGCCTCCCAGGCGGCGGCCCAGGGCGCGGGTATCCAGACGGCGGAACGCCTGGCCAACGCGGGCGTGCAGGCCGTGCTCAGCGGCTTTGTGGGGCCCAAGGCCTTTACGGCGCTCCAGGCCGCGGGCGTGGCCGTGTTTCAGGATCTGGACAAAGGCAGCGTGGGCGAGGCCGTGGCGCTGTATGAAAGCGGCAAGGCCGCCCAGGCCCAGGCGCCCAACAGGGCCGCGGGCGGCAGGGCCTGA
- the hflC gene encoding protease modulator HflC, translating into MRRNPLSVVLVLLVLAVAASQTLFTVHQTQRALVLQLGEPLQRVYGPGLHVKIPFIQNVVYFDARVLDYEARSREAFTVDKKAIVLDNYARWRIIDPLQFYRTMRSIPGAQARLDDVVYSQLRALVGAYTLTEVVSSHRAVIMKEVTNKVSALMHNYGVEVLDVRIKRTDLPTENQRAIFGRMRAERERQAKQYRSEGEEESTRIRSDADRQRAVILAEAARAAEVERGKGDAQAAATYAEAYNKAPQFYAYQRWLTTLRASLKDHSRMVLSTATPLLNQQ; encoded by the coding sequence ATGCGCAGAAATCCCTTATCCGTAGTGCTGGTGCTGCTGGTGCTGGCCGTTGCGGCAAGCCAGACCCTGTTTACCGTCCACCAGACCCAGCGGGCGCTGGTGCTGCAGCTGGGCGAGCCCTTGCAGCGGGTCTACGGCCCCGGCCTGCACGTCAAAATTCCCTTTATCCAGAACGTGGTCTACTTCGACGCGCGCGTGCTGGACTATGAAGCCCGCTCGCGCGAGGCCTTCACCGTGGATAAAAAAGCCATCGTGCTGGACAACTACGCGCGCTGGCGCATCATCGACCCCCTGCAATTTTACCGCACTATGCGCAGCATTCCCGGCGCGCAGGCGCGGCTTGACGACGTTGTCTACTCCCAACTGCGCGCTCTGGTGGGCGCGTACACCCTTACGGAAGTGGTGTCCTCCCACCGGGCAGTGATTATGAAGGAAGTAACCAACAAGGTTTCAGCCTTGATGCACAATTATGGCGTGGAAGTGCTTGACGTGCGCATCAAACGCACAGACCTGCCCACCGAAAACCAGCGGGCCATTTTTGGCCGCATGCGGGCGGAACGGGAACGGCAGGCCAAGCAGTACCGATCGGAAGGCGAGGAGGAATCCACAAGAATCCGTTCCGACGCCGACCGGCAGCGCGCCGTCATCCTGGCGGAAGCCGCACGTGCGGCGGAGGTGGAACGCGGCAAGGGCGATGCCCAGGCCGCCGCCACCTACGCTGAGGCTTATAATAAGGCGCCCCAATTCTACGCCTACCAGCGTTGGCTCACTACCCTGCGCGCATCCCTTAAGGATCACAGCAGAATGGTGCTGAGCACGGCGACGCCCCTTCTCAACCAACAATAG
- a CDS encoding LexA family transcriptional regulator: MPAFAEIYERIKLATNSRTQVELAEVLDIRQSSISDAKRRNSVPGDWYMKLFEKFGLNPDWLKQGVGPMYLRTEQGYVPQDAPAALAESAAHYGDALARSTVAPLYDTFCAYADGQPRPELELVGKIALSVSFVREGLVALHLRADNMAPLMAAGAYVGVDTLDNEVVSGHVYAVFTPLEGVVLRRVFLNSAQDGYVLRSEARDFPETSLTSDLLRQRMLGRVVWVLQEI; the protein is encoded by the coding sequence ATGCCTGCTTTCGCAGAAATCTATGAACGCATCAAACTGGCCACCAACAGCCGTACGCAGGTGGAACTGGCCGAAGTGCTGGACATCCGCCAGTCCAGCATTTCCGATGCCAAGCGCCGCAATTCCGTACCTGGCGACTGGTATATGAAGCTCTTTGAAAAATTCGGTCTGAACCCGGATTGGCTCAAACAGGGCGTGGGCCCCATGTACCTGCGCACCGAACAGGGCTATGTGCCCCAGGACGCCCCCGCCGCCCTGGCCGAAAGCGCCGCCCACTACGGCGACGCCCTGGCCCGCAGCACCGTGGCCCCCCTCTACGATACCTTCTGCGCCTACGCCGACGGCCAACCCCGCCCCGAACTGGAACTGGTGGGCAAAATTGCCCTGTCCGTCTCCTTTGTGCGCGAGGGGCTTGTGGCCTTGCACCTGCGCGCCGACAACATGGCCCCCCTCATGGCCGCTGGCGCGTATGTGGGCGTGGATACCCTGGACAATGAAGTGGTCTCCGGCCACGTCTACGCCGTCTTCACCCCCCTGGAGGGCGTGGTGCTGCGCCGCGTTTTCCTCAACAGCGCCCAGGACGGCTACGTCCTCCGCTCCGAAGCCAGGGACTTCCCCGAAACCTCCCTCACTTCCGACCTGTTGCGCCAACGCATGCTGGGCCGCGTGGTCTGGGTGCTGCAAGAAATCTGA
- the dksA gene encoding RNA polymerase-binding protein DksA — MDHKDLEYFRKLLTGMLEEAQQKGDSTIEELTDSNEVFADPADRATAESDRAFTLRIRDRERRLIRKIQAALTRIDDGTYGICEECGDDISIARLKARPVTRLCINCKAKQEEDEHLRGD, encoded by the coding sequence ATGGATCACAAGGATTTGGAGTATTTTCGCAAGCTGCTCACCGGGATGCTGGAAGAAGCCCAGCAAAAGGGCGACAGCACCATTGAAGAACTTACAGACAGCAACGAGGTTTTCGCCGATCCGGCGGACCGCGCCACGGCGGAGTCCGACAGGGCCTTTACCCTGCGCATCCGCGACCGGGAACGCCGCCTGATCCGCAAAATTCAGGCCGCGCTCACCCGTATTGACGACGGCACCTACGGCATTTGCGAGGAATGCGGCGACGACATCAGCATCGCGCGCCTCAAAGCCCGCCCCGTGACCCGCCTGTGCATCAACTGCAAGGCCAAGCAGGAAGAAGACGAGCACCTGCGCGGCGATTAG